In a genomic window of Salmo trutta chromosome 32, fSalTru1.1, whole genome shotgun sequence:
- the LOC115171879 gene encoding zinc finger protein 664 isoform X3, with the protein MDRDRASPSPSNLPESPCHNSPGSTLLLGLKRVSVGLVDCRKTAGQSGTVREKHEEEGDLISSRDSPNRRSLSGRDLSSGEPQQHVDDEAEKSLSQSEHLKHQHRRTGKKSHHNCSDCGKSFTTRRSFIIHLRIHTGEKPYRCDQCGKSFALSGHLNRHQLTHTGEKPYSCGQCGKSFNQSGNLTAHQLLHTGVKPYSCDQCGKSFARPGELTTHQVTHTGVKPYSCDQCGKSFAQASNLTRHQVTHTGEKPYSCDQCGKRFAQASNLTRHQRTHTGEKPYSCVQCGKCFATYNTFKYHLRIYEGEKPYPCLDCGKNFASAGALTIHQRVHTGEKPYSCHQCGKSFAVASTLIIHQRIHTGEKPYSCDQCGKSFAVVSTLNKHQRIHTGERTYVCLCGKDFARASTLTIHQRTHTGEKPYSCDQCGKSFAESGTLNSHQRTHTREQPYVCLCGESFTHLGQIKKHQKAKMCHISSPSYPTPFPDP; encoded by the exons GACAGAGCTAGCCCGTCCCCCTCCAACCTGCCAGAGTCCCCGTGTCACAACTCTCCTGGTAGCACCTTACTGCTGGGTCTGAAGAGGGTGTCTGTGGGGCTGGTCGACTGCAGGAAAACAGCAGGGCAGAGTGGAACTGTGAGAGAAAAACACGAGGAGGAGGGAGATTTGATTTCATCAA GGGACTCTCCTAACCGTCGCTCTCTCAGTGGGAGGGACTTAtcatctggggagcctcaacaacatgtTGATgatgaggcagagaagagtctctcccaATCAGAACACCTCAAACACCAGCACAGACGTACAGGAAAGAAATCTCACCAcaactgctctgactgtgggaagagtttcactacaCGGAGGTCCTTCATAATTCACCTGCGTATTCACaccggagagaagccttatcgctgtgatcagtgtgggaagagttttgctctaTCAGGACACCTGAATAGACACCAgctaacacacactggagagaagccttatagctgtggtcagtgTGGAAAGAGCTTCAATCAGTCAGGCAACCTGACAGCACACCAGCTACTACACACTGGAgtgaagccttatagctgtgatcagtgtgggaagagctttgctcGGCCTGGAGAGCTGACtacacaccaggtaacacacactggagtgaagccttatagctgtgatcagtgtgggaagagctttgctcAAGCTTCTAACCTAACTAgacaccaggtaacacacacaggagaaaagccttacagctgtgatcaatgtgggaagaggtttgctcAAGCTTCCAACCTAACTAGACAtcagcgaacacacacaggagaaaagccttatagctgtgttcagtgTGGGAAGTGCTTTGCTACATATAACACCTTCAAATATCATCTGAGAATTTATGAAGGGGAGAAGCCCTACCCCTGCCTTGATTGTGGGAAAAACTTTGCTAGTGCAGGAGCCCTAACCATACACCAGCgtgtacacactggagagaagccttatagctgtcatcagtgtgggaagagctttgctgTAGCTTCCACCCTGATTATACACCAgcgaatacacactggagagaagccatatagctgtgatcagtgtggaaaGAGCTTTGCTGTGGTTTCCACCTTGAATAAACACCAGCgcatacacactggagagagaaCTTATGTCTGTCTATGTGGAAAGGACTTTGCTCGAGCTTCCACCCTAACtatacaccagcgaacacacactggagagaagccttatagttGTGATCAGTGTGGAAAGAGCTTTGCTGAGTCAGGGACCCTGAATTCACACCAGCGAACGCACACTAGAGAGCAACcctatgtctgtctatgtggaGAGAGCTTTACTCATTTAGGGCAAATTAAAAAACACCAGAAAGCAAAAATGTGCCATATTTCATCTCCATCCTATCCGACACCATTTCCAGACccataa
- the LOC115171879 gene encoding zinc finger protein 664 isoform X1, producing the protein MYNTSCGLQDRASPSPSNLPESPCHNSPGSTLLLGLKRVSVGLVDCRKTAGQSGTVREKHEEEGDLISSRDSPNRRSLSGRDLSSGEPQQHVDDEAEKSLSQSEHLKHQHRRTGKKSHHNCSDCGKSFTTRRSFIIHLRIHTGEKPYRCDQCGKSFALSGHLNRHQLTHTGEKPYSCGQCGKSFNQSGNLTAHQLLHTGVKPYSCDQCGKSFARPGELTTHQVTHTGVKPYSCDQCGKSFAQASNLTRHQVTHTGEKPYSCDQCGKRFAQASNLTRHQRTHTGEKPYSCVQCGKCFATYNTFKYHLRIYEGEKPYPCLDCGKNFASAGALTIHQRVHTGEKPYSCHQCGKSFAVASTLIIHQRIHTGEKPYSCDQCGKSFAVVSTLNKHQRIHTGERTYVCLCGKDFARASTLTIHQRTHTGEKPYSCDQCGKSFAESGTLNSHQRTHTREQPYVCLCGESFTHLGQIKKHQKAKMCHISSPSYPTPFPDP; encoded by the exons ATGTACAATACTTCCTGTGGTCTCCAGGACAGAGCTAGCCCGTCCCCCTCCAACCTGCCAGAGTCCCCGTGTCACAACTCTCCTGGTAGCACCTTACTGCTGGGTCTGAAGAGGGTGTCTGTGGGGCTGGTCGACTGCAGGAAAACAGCAGGGCAGAGTGGAACTGTGAGAGAAAAACACGAGGAGGAGGGAGATTTGATTTCATCAA GGGACTCTCCTAACCGTCGCTCTCTCAGTGGGAGGGACTTAtcatctggggagcctcaacaacatgtTGATgatgaggcagagaagagtctctcccaATCAGAACACCTCAAACACCAGCACAGACGTACAGGAAAGAAATCTCACCAcaactgctctgactgtgggaagagtttcactacaCGGAGGTCCTTCATAATTCACCTGCGTATTCACaccggagagaagccttatcgctgtgatcagtgtgggaagagttttgctctaTCAGGACACCTGAATAGACACCAgctaacacacactggagagaagccttatagctgtggtcagtgTGGAAAGAGCTTCAATCAGTCAGGCAACCTGACAGCACACCAGCTACTACACACTGGAgtgaagccttatagctgtgatcagtgtgggaagagctttgctcGGCCTGGAGAGCTGACtacacaccaggtaacacacactggagtgaagccttatagctgtgatcagtgtgggaagagctttgctcAAGCTTCTAACCTAACTAgacaccaggtaacacacacaggagaaaagccttacagctgtgatcaatgtgggaagaggtttgctcAAGCTTCCAACCTAACTAGACAtcagcgaacacacacaggagaaaagccttatagctgtgttcagtgTGGGAAGTGCTTTGCTACATATAACACCTTCAAATATCATCTGAGAATTTATGAAGGGGAGAAGCCCTACCCCTGCCTTGATTGTGGGAAAAACTTTGCTAGTGCAGGAGCCCTAACCATACACCAGCgtgtacacactggagagaagccttatagctgtcatcagtgtgggaagagctttgctgTAGCTTCCACCCTGATTATACACCAgcgaatacacactggagagaagccatatagctgtgatcagtgtggaaaGAGCTTTGCTGTGGTTTCCACCTTGAATAAACACCAGCgcatacacactggagagagaaCTTATGTCTGTCTATGTGGAAAGGACTTTGCTCGAGCTTCCACCCTAACtatacaccagcgaacacacactggagagaagccttatagttGTGATCAGTGTGGAAAGAGCTTTGCTGAGTCAGGGACCCTGAATTCACACCAGCGAACGCACACTAGAGAGCAACcctatgtctgtctatgtggaGAGAGCTTTACTCATTTAGGGCAAATTAAAAAACACCAGAAAGCAAAAATGTGCCATATTTCATCTCCATCCTATCCGACACCATTTCCAGACccataa